In Streptomyces alboniger, the following are encoded in one genomic region:
- a CDS encoding bifunctional class I SAM-dependent methyltransferase/N-acetyltransferase produces the protein MTDNTSITDAFFALHHGLPRQGPGSDDTTRRLLRLAGELPGRPRVLDLGCGPGRAALLLAAEAGAEVTAVDLHEPFLDELRAAADARGLTGSITTVHADMAQLPYPDGSFDLVWAEGSAYAIGFDNALRAWRRLLAPSGVLVVTECEWTTAEPSTAARAFWDQHYALRTGEENARAATGAGYSVLGAHPQPETDWDEYYGPLAARADAADPDAPGMAEALAATREEIATRREHGSEFGYTGYVLRPVASGCWPTRPESAADIASVHALNTAAFATEAEADLVEALRADPEAWLPGMSYVAEAPDGSVAAHALITRCRVGGAPALALAPVAVLPRYQRAGAGSAVIRAVLDAARARGERLVLVLGHPAYYPRFGFRPASGYGIRPGFEVPDEAMMALVLKEADDFGPLPRGMIQYPAAFGV, from the coding sequence TTGACCGACAACACCTCGATCACCGACGCCTTCTTCGCCCTGCACCACGGCCTCCCGCGGCAGGGTCCCGGCTCCGACGACACCACCCGCCGGCTGCTCCGCCTCGCGGGTGAGCTGCCCGGGCGGCCCCGCGTCCTCGACCTGGGCTGCGGACCCGGCCGGGCCGCGCTCCTGCTCGCCGCGGAGGCGGGCGCCGAGGTGACCGCCGTGGATCTGCACGAACCGTTCCTCGACGAACTCCGCGCGGCCGCCGACGCGCGCGGGCTCACCGGTTCGATCACCACCGTCCATGCCGACATGGCCCAACTCCCCTATCCGGATGGCTCGTTCGACCTCGTGTGGGCCGAGGGTTCGGCCTACGCCATCGGCTTCGACAACGCCCTGCGCGCCTGGCGGCGGCTGCTCGCGCCCAGCGGGGTGCTCGTCGTCACCGAGTGCGAGTGGACGACCGCCGAGCCGTCCACCGCGGCGCGCGCCTTCTGGGACCAGCACTACGCGCTGCGTACGGGTGAGGAGAACGCCCGGGCCGCTACCGGAGCCGGCTACTCCGTGCTCGGCGCGCACCCGCAGCCGGAGACCGACTGGGACGAGTACTACGGCCCGCTGGCCGCCCGCGCGGACGCGGCGGACCCGGACGCGCCCGGGATGGCCGAGGCCCTCGCCGCCACGCGCGAGGAGATCGCGACGCGGCGCGAGCACGGGTCGGAGTTCGGTTACACGGGTTACGTCCTGCGCCCCGTCGCCTCCGGCTGCTGGCCGACCCGCCCGGAGAGCGCCGCGGACATCGCCTCGGTGCACGCGCTGAACACCGCCGCGTTCGCCACCGAGGCGGAGGCCGACCTGGTCGAGGCCCTGCGCGCCGATCCGGAGGCCTGGCTTCCCGGGATGTCGTACGTCGCCGAGGCGCCGGACGGCTCGGTCGCGGCGCACGCGCTGATCACCCGCTGCCGGGTGGGCGGGGCGCCCGCGCTCGCCCTCGCGCCCGTCGCCGTTCTGCCGCGGTACCAGCGGGCGGGGGCGGGTTCGGCGGTCATCCGCGCGGTACTGGACGCGGCACGGGCGCGTGGGGAGCGGCTCGTCCTCGTGCTCGGGCATCCGGCGTACTACCCGAGGTTCGGTTTCAGGCCCGCGTCCGGGTACGGGATTCGGCCAGGGTTCGAGGTTCCGGACGAGGCCATGATGGCGCTCGTCCTCAAAGAAGCCGACGATTTCGGGCCGCTGCCCCGGGGCATGATCCAGTATCCGGCCGCTTTCGGGGTCTGA
- a CDS encoding ATP-binding protein, whose product MANDGRGSGPLPRGDGQAPYEGVWRFTAPAVDASVPQARHAVRDLLARQGVPASDDLIEGLLLIVSELVTNAVRHAALLSPMLAVEVAVGAEWVRVSVEDDHPYRPTALVADHGQTGGRGLLIVREITQEAGGACDVEHTASGGKVIWAALPLKPGDG is encoded by the coding sequence ATGGCGAACGACGGGAGGGGCTCCGGCCCACTCCCCAGGGGTGACGGACAGGCGCCGTACGAAGGGGTGTGGCGCTTCACCGCCCCCGCCGTCGACGCCTCCGTGCCCCAGGCACGGCACGCGGTGCGCGACCTGCTGGCCCGGCAGGGCGTACCGGCGTCGGACGACCTCATCGAGGGCCTGCTGCTCATCGTCTCCGAGCTGGTGACCAACGCGGTGCGCCATGCCGCCCTGCTCTCGCCGATGCTCGCCGTGGAGGTGGCGGTCGGCGCCGAATGGGTGCGGGTCTCCGTCGAGGACGACCATCCGTACCGACCGACGGCGCTGGTGGCGGACCACGGGCAGACGGGCGGCCGCGGGCTGCTCATCGTCCGCGAGATCACGCAGGAGGCGGGCGGCGCCTGCGACGTCGAGCACACCGCGAGCGGGGGCAAGGTCATCTGGGCGGCCCTGCCCCTGAAGCCCGGCGACGGCTGA
- a CDS encoding Tex family protein: protein MAALKTSTPSSIEGRIAEELGVRERQVKAAVDLLDGGSTVPFIARYRKEATEMLDDAQLRTLEERLRYLRELEERRAAILDSVREQGKLTDDLEARIREADTKARLEDIYLPFKPKRRTKAQIAREAGLEPLADGLLSDPGVDPHAAAAAFVDADKGVADPQAALDGARAILAERFSEDADLIGELRERMWVRGRLAAKVREGKEEAGAKFADYFDFAEPFKELPSHRVLAMLRGEKEEVLDLTLEPEEPAATPGTPSSYEGIVAQRFGIADRGRPGDKWLQDTVRWSWRTRILVHLGIDLRLRLRTAAEDEAVRVFASNLRDLLLAAPAGTRATLGLDPGFRTGVKVAVVDATGKVVATDTIHPHVPANKWDQSLATLAKLAKEHQVDLIAIGNGTASRETDKLAAELIAKHPELNLTKVMVSEAGASVYSASAFASQELPDLDVSIRGAVSIARRLQDPLAELVKIDPKSIGVGQYQHDLSEVKLSRSLDAVVEDCVNGVGVDVNTASAPLLARVSGIGAGLAENIVAHRDANGPFKSRKGLKDVARLGPKAYEQCAGFLRIRGGDDPLDASSVHPEAYPVVRKMVKSAGGEVSSLIGNTAALRSLRADDFVDEVFGLPTVTDILKELEKPGRDPRPAFKTATFKDGVEKISDLASGMVLEGVVTNVAAFGAFVDVGVHQDGLVHVSAMSKTFVKDPRDVVKPGDIVKVKVMDVDIPRKRISLTLRLDDEASPSGEEQPKRGGRPPRQREQGHGGGQGQRGGQGRRGDQRAQKPQRQGPPPANDAMAEALRRAGLVDPKRR, encoded by the coding sequence GTGGCAGCTTTGAAGACGTCCACTCCCTCGTCCATCGAAGGCAGGATCGCCGAGGAACTCGGCGTGCGGGAGCGGCAGGTGAAGGCCGCCGTCGACCTGCTCGACGGCGGTTCGACGGTGCCCTTCATCGCGCGCTACCGCAAGGAAGCGACCGAGATGCTCGACGACGCGCAGCTGCGCACGCTCGAGGAGCGGCTGCGCTATCTGCGCGAACTGGAGGAGCGGCGCGCCGCGATCCTCGACTCGGTCCGTGAGCAGGGCAAGCTCACCGACGATCTCGAGGCGCGGATCCGCGAGGCCGACACCAAGGCGCGCCTGGAGGACATCTACCTCCCGTTCAAGCCGAAGCGCCGCACCAAGGCGCAGATCGCCCGTGAGGCGGGCCTCGAACCGCTGGCCGACGGGCTGCTGTCGGACCCGGGCGTGGACCCGCACGCCGCAGCGGCCGCGTTCGTGGACGCCGACAAGGGCGTCGCGGACCCGCAGGCCGCGCTGGACGGGGCGCGCGCGATCCTCGCCGAGCGGTTCTCGGAGGACGCCGACCTCATCGGCGAGCTGCGCGAGCGCATGTGGGTGCGCGGCCGTCTCGCCGCGAAGGTCCGCGAGGGCAAGGAGGAGGCGGGCGCCAAGTTCGCCGACTACTTCGACTTCGCCGAGCCCTTCAAGGAGCTGCCCTCGCACCGCGTCCTCGCCATGCTGCGCGGCGAGAAGGAAGAGGTCCTCGACCTCACCCTGGAGCCCGAGGAGCCCGCCGCCACGCCGGGGACCCCCTCTTCGTACGAGGGGATCGTCGCCCAGCGCTTCGGCATCGCCGACCGGGGCCGCCCGGGCGACAAGTGGCTCCAGGACACCGTGCGCTGGTCCTGGCGGACCCGCATCCTCGTCCACCTCGGCATCGACCTGCGGCTGCGGCTGCGTACGGCCGCCGAGGACGAGGCGGTCCGGGTCTTCGCGTCGAACCTCCGCGACCTGCTGCTCGCGGCCCCCGCGGGCACGCGCGCGACGCTCGGCCTCGACCCCGGTTTCCGTACGGGCGTGAAGGTCGCCGTCGTCGACGCCACGGGCAAGGTCGTCGCGACCGACACGATCCACCCGCACGTCCCGGCCAACAAGTGGGACCAGTCCCTGGCCACGCTCGCGAAGCTCGCCAAGGAGCACCAGGTCGACCTGATCGCGATCGGCAACGGCACGGCGTCCCGCGAGACCGACAAGCTCGCGGCCGAACTCATCGCCAAGCACCCGGAGTTGAACCTCACCAAGGTGATGGTCTCCGAGGCGGGCGCTTCCGTGTACTCCGCGTCCGCGTTCGCCTCGCAGGAACTGCCCGACCTCGACGTCTCGATCCGTGGCGCGGTCTCCATCGCGCGACGGCTCCAGGACCCGCTCGCCGAGCTGGTGAAGATCGATCCCAAGTCGATCGGCGTCGGCCAGTACCAGCACGACCTGTCCGAAGTGAAGCTGTCGCGCTCGCTGGACGCGGTCGTCGAGGACTGTGTGAACGGCGTGGGCGTGGATGTGAACACCGCGTCCGCCCCGCTGCTCGCCCGGGTCTCGGGCATCGGCGCGGGCCTCGCGGAGAACATCGTGGCGCACCGCGACGCTAACGGCCCGTTCAAGAGCCGCAAGGGTCTCAAGGACGTGGCCCGGCTCGGCCCGAAGGCGTACGAGCAGTGCGCGGGCTTCCTGCGCATCCGCGGCGGCGACGACCCGCTGGACGCCTCCAGCGTGCACCCGGAGGCCTATCCGGTGGTGCGCAAGATGGTGAAGTCGGCGGGCGGCGAGGTGTCCTCGCTGATCGGCAACACGGCCGCGCTGCGCTCGCTGCGGGCGGACGACTTCGTGGACGAGGTCTTCGGGCTCCCCACGGTGACGGACATCCTGAAGGAGCTGGAGAAGCCCGGGCGCGACCCGCGGCCCGCCTTCAAGACGGCGACGTTCAAGGACGGTGTCGAGAAGATCTCCGACCTGGCCTCGGGGATGGTCCTCGAAGGCGTCGTCACGAACGTGGCGGCGTTCGGGGCGTTCGTGGACGTGGGCGTCCACCAGGACGGTCTGGTGCATGTCTCGGCGATGTCCAAGACGTTCGTCAAGGACCCGCGGGACGTGGTCAAGCCGGGCGACATCGTCAAGGTGAAGGTCATGGACGTCGACATTCCGCGCAAGCGGATCTCGCTGACGCTGCGTCTGGACGACGAGGCGAGCCCCTCGGGTGAGGAGCAGCCGAAGCGTGGCGGACGGCCGCCGCGCCAGCGCGAGCAGGGTCACGGCGGTGGCCAGGGTCAGCGCGGCGGGCAGGGCCGCCGGGGTGACCAGCGGGCCCAGAAGCCGCAGCGGCAGGGGCCGCCGCCCGCCAACGACGCGATGGCCGAGGCGCTGCGGCGGGCCGGCCTGGTGGACCCGAAGCGACGCTGA
- a CDS encoding HdeD family acid-resistance protein, producing MARSKEAKFPGPASGTPGPQGARLSRGFGWLAVLGVILAVAGIVGLVYTGVATLTSMLLFGWLLLVGGIVGLLHAVQSRGSSFFWLGVVVAALNLAAGVVIIRRPDVAAEALTMFAALLFLTGGVFRLVGSLVVRGPQFALTLLQGAFGLLIGVLVLAEWPSSSQYVIGCFFSLALLFDGLGLIATGIGGRRIVSLVQPEEASETAHGGQDQSHI from the coding sequence ATGGCCAGATCCAAGGAAGCCAAGTTCCCGGGGCCCGCGAGCGGTACCCCCGGACCTCAGGGCGCCCGCCTCAGCCGCGGCTTCGGCTGGCTCGCGGTGCTGGGCGTGATCCTGGCGGTCGCCGGGATCGTCGGCCTCGTCTACACCGGCGTCGCCACGCTGACCTCGATGCTGCTCTTCGGCTGGCTCCTGCTGGTCGGCGGCATCGTCGGCCTGCTGCACGCCGTCCAGTCGCGGGGCAGCAGCTTCTTCTGGCTGGGCGTGGTGGTCGCCGCGCTGAACCTCGCGGCGGGCGTCGTGATCATCCGCAGGCCCGACGTGGCGGCGGAGGCGCTGACCATGTTCGCGGCGCTGCTCTTCCTCACCGGCGGAGTGTTCCGCCTGGTCGGCAGCCTGGTCGTACGCGGCCCGCAGTTCGCCCTGACGCTCTTGCAGGGCGCCTTCGGCCTGCTCATCGGTGTCCTGGTCCTCGCCGAGTGGCCCAGCAGCAGTCAGTACGTCATCGGTTGCTTCTTCTCCCTGGCGCTGCTCTTCGACGGACTCGGCCTCATCGCCACCGGTATCGGCGGCCGCCGCATCGTGAGCCTCGTACAACCTGAAGAAGCCTCGGAAACAGCACACGGCGGGCAGGACCAGTCGCACATCTGA
- a CDS encoding DJ-1/PfpI family protein — protein sequence MQIAIALYERFTVLDAIGPYQMLYSLPGAETVFVAEKAGPVRDDGNSLALVAEKSFDEVRRPDIVVVPGGPDQSDQMENEALLGWLRAVDPTTTWTTSVCTGSLALAAAGLLKGRRATSHWLALTELDRLGARSTGERVVFDGKYVTAAGVSAGIDMGLTLGGRIAGDEYAQSAQLMAEYDPQPPYDAGSPEKAPAHIVARFREHSPLGR from the coding sequence ATGCAGATCGCCATCGCCCTGTACGAGCGCTTCACCGTCCTGGACGCGATAGGGCCGTACCAGATGCTGTACAGCCTGCCCGGCGCGGAGACCGTCTTCGTGGCCGAGAAGGCGGGCCCCGTGCGCGACGACGGGAACTCCCTCGCGCTCGTCGCCGAGAAGTCCTTCGACGAGGTGCGGCGCCCCGACATCGTCGTCGTCCCCGGCGGCCCCGACCAGAGCGACCAGATGGAGAACGAGGCGCTCCTCGGCTGGCTCCGCGCCGTCGACCCCACCACGACCTGGACGACCTCCGTGTGCACCGGGTCGCTGGCGCTCGCCGCCGCGGGTCTGCTCAAGGGCCGCCGCGCCACCTCGCACTGGCTCGCCCTGACCGAGCTGGACCGCCTCGGTGCCCGGTCGACGGGGGAGCGGGTCGTCTTCGACGGCAAGTACGTCACCGCGGCCGGCGTCTCCGCGGGGATCGACATGGGGCTCACGCTGGGCGGCAGGATCGCAGGTGATGAGTACGCGCAGTCCGCACAGCTCATGGCGGAGTACGACCCGCAGCCGCCCTATGACGCCGGGTCGCCGGAGAAGGCGCCCGCGCACATCGTGGCGAGATTCCGCGAGCACAGCCCCCTCGGCCGGTAA
- the idi gene encoding isopentenyl-diphosphate Delta-isomerase gives MPITPATAANSSSNGTGEAILLELVDEDGRTIGTAEKLSAHEAPGQLHRAFSVFLFDEQGRLLLQQRAAGKYHSPGVWSNTCCGHPYPGEAPFAAAARRTYEELGVSPSLLAEAGTVRYNHPDPESGLVEQEFNHLFVGMVQSPLRPDPSEVGETAFVTAGELKARHEKGPFSAWFMTVLDAARPAIKELTGSSAGW, from the coding sequence ATGCCGATCACACCTGCCACCGCGGCGAACAGCTCGTCGAACGGCACCGGAGAAGCGATCTTGCTGGAACTCGTCGACGAGGACGGCAGGACGATCGGCACAGCGGAGAAACTCTCCGCGCATGAGGCGCCCGGGCAGCTGCACCGGGCGTTCTCCGTTTTCCTCTTCGACGAGCAGGGGCGGCTGCTGCTCCAGCAGCGCGCGGCCGGCAAGTACCACTCCCCCGGCGTCTGGTCGAACACCTGCTGCGGCCACCCCTACCCGGGCGAGGCGCCGTTCGCCGCGGCCGCCCGGCGTACGTACGAGGAGCTGGGCGTCTCGCCCTCGCTGCTCGCCGAGGCGGGCACCGTGCGCTACAACCACCCGGACCCGGAGTCGGGCCTGGTGGAGCAGGAGTTCAACCACCTCTTCGTCGGGATGGTCCAGTCGCCGCTGCGCCCGGACCCCTCCGAGGTCGGCGAGACCGCGTTCGTGACGGCCGGGGAGCTGAAGGCCCGGCACGAGAAGGGGCCGTTCTCCGCGTGGTTCATGACCGTGCTCGACGCGGCACGCCCCGCGATCAAGGAGCTGACCGGGTCCTCGGCGGGCTGGTAG
- a CDS encoding GlxA family transcriptional regulator — translation MEQRTVLVVLFEGVQSLDVTGPVEVFTGAAHCLGDPAGGYAVRTASLDGAPVRTSSGLTLVPDHALTDAPTPHTLLVPGGTGTRPPDPELIDWLRAHGPRARRLVSVCTGALRLAEAGLLEGRRATTHWAYCAKLAKDHPGVEVDPDPIYVRDGHVATSAGVTAGIDLALALVEEDLGREVALTVARHLVVFLRRPGNQAQFSVQLAAQTARREPLREVQQWITEHPADDLSVDALAARARLSPRHFARAFQAETGLTPGKYVERVRIEHARRLLEDTSDGVEEISRACGYGTPEAMRRAFVKALGAAPAEYRRRFHPVPAPAPRTGTPTTPARR, via the coding sequence ATGGAGCAGCGCACAGTTCTGGTCGTCCTCTTCGAAGGCGTCCAGAGCCTCGACGTCACAGGCCCGGTGGAGGTCTTCACGGGCGCGGCACACTGCCTCGGCGACCCCGCCGGGGGGTACGCCGTCCGCACCGCCTCCCTGGACGGCGCGCCCGTACGGACGTCCAGCGGCCTCACCCTGGTCCCGGACCATGCCCTGACCGACGCCCCCACCCCGCACACACTGCTCGTCCCCGGCGGCACCGGCACCCGCCCGCCGGACCCGGAGCTGATCGACTGGCTGCGCGCCCACGGCCCGCGGGCGCGGCGCCTGGTGTCCGTCTGCACCGGCGCACTCCGCCTCGCCGAGGCGGGCCTCCTGGAGGGCCGCCGGGCCACGACGCACTGGGCGTACTGCGCCAAGCTCGCCAAGGACCACCCCGGCGTGGAGGTCGACCCGGACCCGATCTACGTACGCGACGGCCACGTCGCGACGTCCGCCGGGGTCACCGCCGGAATCGACCTCGCCCTGGCGCTCGTGGAGGAGGATCTGGGCCGTGAGGTGGCGCTGACCGTCGCCCGCCACCTGGTCGTCTTTCTGCGCCGCCCGGGAAACCAGGCGCAGTTCAGCGTCCAGCTCGCCGCGCAGACGGCACGGCGGGAGCCGCTGCGCGAGGTCCAGCAGTGGATCACCGAGCACCCGGCCGACGACCTGTCGGTCGACGCGCTCGCCGCCCGCGCGCGCCTCTCGCCCCGCCACTTCGCCCGCGCCTTCCAGGCCGAGACCGGCCTGACACCGGGCAAGTACGTCGAGCGCGTCCGTATCGAACACGCGCGCCGCCTCCTGGAGGACACCTCCGACGGCGTGGAGGAGATCTCACGCGCCTGCGGCTACGGCACACCGGAGGCCATGCGCCGCGCCTTCGTCAAGGCGCTCGGCGCGGCGCCGGCGGAGTACCGCCGCCGCTTCCACCCGGTCCCGGCACCCGCCCCGAGGACCGGCACACCCACCACACCCGCACGTCGGTAA
- a CDS encoding SCO6745 family protein: protein MTSSTTSSPAAALHPRAARRCHNVLNPLHSTHYFSPDVTRELGLLGITHRSAVNFAVRAAAMGPVGAGVVTATFYNYKHELVAAHVPEVWRTAAPREILGARLRAVDATLRRLLGEEAVTSSEMREAAGLALRATEACSRTARPLYAAHADLPVPEEPHLAYWHAATLLREHRGDGHLTVLLDAGLDGLEALVTHTATGKGIAPKWVFSTRGWNQQEWDAAEERLRGRGLLDSEGELTEDGVALRRDVEAETDRLDRAPYEHLGAAGVERLTELGTAFIGAASRAGAFPADLVGKR from the coding sequence ATGACCTCTTCGACGACCTCGTCCCCGGCCGCCGCGCTGCACCCGCGTGCCGCACGCCGCTGCCACAACGTGCTCAACCCGCTGCACTCGACGCACTACTTCTCGCCGGACGTGACGCGGGAGCTGGGCCTGCTCGGGATCACGCACCGCAGTGCCGTCAACTTCGCGGTGCGCGCGGCCGCGATGGGTCCCGTCGGCGCCGGTGTCGTGACGGCGACGTTCTACAACTACAAGCACGAACTCGTCGCCGCGCACGTGCCCGAGGTGTGGAGGACCGCCGCTCCGAGGGAGATCCTCGGCGCACGCCTGCGCGCCGTCGACGCCACGCTGCGCCGGCTCCTCGGCGAGGAGGCCGTGACGTCCTCGGAGATGAGGGAAGCCGCGGGGCTCGCCCTGCGCGCCACCGAGGCCTGCTCCCGTACCGCGCGCCCCCTGTACGCGGCCCACGCCGACCTGCCGGTCCCCGAGGAGCCGCACCTCGCGTACTGGCACGCGGCGACGCTGCTGCGCGAGCACCGCGGCGACGGGCACCTCACCGTACTGCTCGACGCCGGACTCGACGGCCTTGAAGCGCTGGTCACGCACACCGCCACCGGCAAGGGCATCGCTCCCAAGTGGGTCTTCTCCACCCGCGGCTGGAACCAGCAGGAGTGGGACGCCGCCGAGGAGCGGCTGCGCGGACGCGGACTGCTCGACAGCGAGGGCGAGTTGACCGAGGACGGCGTGGCGCTGCGCCGGGACGTCGAGGCGGAGACGGACCGGCTGGACCGCGCGCCCTACGAGCACCTGGGCGCGGCGGGCGTCGAGCGCCTGACGGAACTCGGCACCGCGTTCATCGGGGCGGCGTCGCGGGCCGGGGCGTTCCCGGCGGATCTGGTCGGCAAGCGCTGA
- a CDS encoding enoyl-CoA hydratase/isomerase family protein, whose protein sequence is MEPQLRHTVTDGVATVVIDHPAKRNAMTADMWRRVPPLFAGLAADPAVRVVVLTGEGETFCAGADISSLREAPEAAQELAVRAEDAIAAFPKPTLAAVRGYCVGGGSQLAGVCDLRFTEEGAMFGVTPAKLGIVYPASSTRRLVSLVGPATAKYLLFSGELIDAQRALRTGLVDEVLPAGGLDKRVAEFAGILASRSQLTQAAAKEFAAGRTDRDAYWAAEQARDGDIAEGVAAFLERRPPRFTWSARAD, encoded by the coding sequence ATGGAACCGCAGCTGAGGCACACCGTCACGGACGGCGTCGCCACCGTCGTCATCGACCATCCGGCCAAGCGCAACGCCATGACCGCGGACATGTGGCGCCGGGTGCCGCCCCTGTTCGCGGGGCTCGCCGCCGACCCGGCCGTACGCGTCGTCGTGCTCACCGGAGAGGGCGAGACCTTCTGCGCGGGCGCGGACATCTCCTCGCTGCGGGAGGCCCCCGAGGCGGCGCAGGAGCTGGCGGTGCGGGCCGAGGACGCGATAGCGGCCTTCCCCAAGCCGACGCTCGCCGCGGTGCGCGGCTACTGCGTGGGGGGCGGCAGCCAGTTGGCCGGCGTGTGCGATCTGCGCTTCACGGAGGAGGGCGCCATGTTCGGGGTCACGCCCGCGAAGCTCGGCATCGTCTATCCGGCCTCCTCCACCCGGCGCCTGGTGTCGCTGGTGGGGCCCGCCACCGCCAAGTACCTCCTGTTCTCGGGTGAGTTGATCGACGCGCAGCGGGCGCTGCGGACGGGCCTGGTGGACGAGGTGCTGCCCGCGGGCGGCCTCGACAAGCGCGTCGCGGAGTTCGCCGGCATCCTCGCCTCCCGCTCGCAGCTGACGCAGGCGGCGGCCAAGGAGTTCGCCGCGGGGCGCACCGACCGGGACGCGTACTGGGCGGCCGAGCAGGCGCGCGACGGCGACATCGCCGAGGGTGTCGCCGCCTTCCTGGAGCGCAGGCCGCCGCGTTTCACGTGGAGCGCGCGGGCGGACTGA
- a CDS encoding ABC-F family ATP-binding cassette domain-containing protein encodes MTATLVAKDLTAAHGDRTLFSALELVVAPGDVIGLVGANGAGKSTLLRLLAGLDTPEGGELRLSPPTASVGHLPQEPERRPGETIRAFLARRTGVAEAQRIMDEATQALVDGAPGADDAYADSLERWLALGGADLDERAEEVTDSLGLTVGLDQTMTSLSGGQAARAGLASLLLSRYDVFLLDEPTNDLDLAGLERLEAFVKGLRAGTVVVSHDREFLSRTVTKVLELDLAQQQINLYGGGYDAYLEEREVARRHARDEYDEYADKKSALQSRAQMQRSWADKGVKNARRKAKSGGDNDKIGRNFRSDATEKQAAKARQTQRMIERLDAVEEPRKEWELRMEIAAAPRSGAVVAGLRDAEVRRGEFTLGPVTVQIDWADRVAITGANGSGKSTLLGALLERVPLDAGHGALGSGVLVGEVDQARALFHGEESLLDAFCAAVPDTEPAEVRTLLAKFGLKAEHVLRSAVTLSPGERTRAALALLQGRGVNLLVLDEPTNHLDLPAIEQLEAALESYEGTLLLVTHDRRMLDAVSVTRRLEVTEGKVTELSL; translated from the coding sequence ATGACCGCAACTCTCGTCGCCAAAGACCTCACCGCCGCCCACGGCGACCGCACCCTCTTCTCCGCCCTGGAACTGGTCGTCGCCCCCGGCGACGTCATCGGCCTGGTAGGCGCGAACGGCGCCGGCAAGTCCACCCTCCTGCGGCTGCTCGCCGGCCTGGACACCCCCGAAGGGGGAGAGCTGAGGCTGTCGCCCCCGACCGCCTCCGTGGGCCACCTGCCACAGGAGCCGGAGCGCCGCCCCGGCGAGACGATCCGCGCGTTCCTGGCCCGCCGCACCGGCGTCGCGGAGGCCCAGCGGATCATGGACGAGGCCACCCAGGCCCTGGTGGACGGAGCCCCCGGCGCGGACGACGCCTACGCCGACAGTCTGGAGCGCTGGCTGGCACTCGGCGGCGCCGACCTCGACGAGCGCGCCGAGGAGGTCACGGACTCCCTCGGCCTGACCGTCGGCCTGGACCAGACGATGACGTCGCTCTCCGGAGGCCAGGCGGCCCGCGCCGGCCTCGCCTCGCTGCTGCTCTCGCGCTACGACGTGTTCCTCCTGGACGAGCCGACCAACGACCTCGACCTGGCGGGCCTGGAACGCCTGGAGGCCTTCGTCAAGGGCCTGCGCGCAGGCACGGTCGTCGTCAGCCACGACCGCGAGTTCCTCAGTCGCACCGTGACCAAGGTTCTCGAACTCGATCTGGCCCAGCAGCAGATCAACCTCTACGGCGGCGGCTACGACGCGTACCTGGAGGAGCGCGAGGTGGCCCGCCGCCACGCCCGCGACGAGTACGACGAGTACGCCGACAAGAAGTCGGCGCTCCAGAGCCGTGCCCAGATGCAGCGCTCCTGGGCGGACAAGGGCGTCAAGAATGCCCGCCGCAAGGCGAAGTCGGGCGGCGACAACGACAAGATCGGCCGGAACTTCCGCAGTGACGCCACCGAGAAGCAGGCCGCGAAGGCCCGCCAGACGCAACGCATGATCGAGCGCCTGGACGCGGTCGAGGAGCCCCGCAAGGAGTGGGAGCTGCGCATGGAGATCGCGGCGGCGCCCCGTTCCGGCGCGGTCGTGGCGGGCCTGCGCGACGCGGAGGTACGCCGGGGGGAGTTCACCCTCGGCCCCGTCACCGTGCAGATCGACTGGGCGGACCGCGTGGCGATCACCGGCGCGAACGGCTCGGGCAAGTCGACGCTGCTCGGCGCCCTCCTGGAACGCGTCCCTCTGGACGCGGGCCACGGGGCTCTAGGCTCGGGCGTACTCGTCGGCGAGGTCGACCAGGCCCGCGCCCTCTTCCACGGCGAGGAGTCCCTGCTCGACGCGTTCTGCGCGGCCGTGCCGGACACCGAGCCGGCGGAGGTCCGCACGCTTCTCGCCAAGTTCGGCCTGAAGGCGGAGCACGTGCTGCGCTCCGCGGTGACGCTCTCGCCCGGTGAACGCACCCGCGCGGCCCTCGCACTGCTCCAGGGCAGGGGCGTCAACCTCCTCGTCCTCGACGAGCCGACGAACCACCTCGACCTGCCCGCGATCGAGCAGTTGGAGGCGGCCCTGGAGTCCTACGAGGGCACGCTGCTGCTCGTCACGCACGACCGCCGGATGCTGGACGCGGTGAGCGTGACGCGCCGCCTGGAGGTGACGGAGGGCAAAGTGACCGAGCTGTCACTCTGA